The following are encoded together in the Desulfovibrio desulfuricans DSM 642 genome:
- a CDS encoding UbiA-like polyprenyltransferase — protein sequence MGFFPRSGMRLSTPFGQFGDICRMIKIEHSIFALPYAWAGAVLAARGLPSARSLIFLTIGMIAARSFAMAFNRLADLPFDRDNPRTQGRPLVTGVISKGQTWAFCTLMAVIFIGSCAALNTVCLWLSVPALLFAAIYSLLKRFTALCHFWLGATLGLAPLAGWLSVNPASLGLAPVLLFWAVTFWVAAFDIYYAFQDMDFDVAFELHSVPASFGPDTALTLAAFSHAMTSIFLLLAGFAAGLSWPWYVVWFGISVMLLVEHRLMKPQDLRHVNTAFFTINGIISPVVLAGVLLGIYI from the coding sequence ATGGGCTTTTTTCCGCGTTCCGGCATGAGGCTTTCCACGCCTTTTGGCCAGTTTGGCGACATTTGCCGGATGATCAAGATTGAGCATTCCATTTTTGCGCTGCCCTACGCCTGGGCAGGGGCGGTATTGGCAGCACGCGGCCTGCCCTCTGCGCGCAGCCTGATTTTTCTGACCATCGGCATGATCGCGGCGCGCTCATTCGCCATGGCCTTCAACCGGCTGGCCGATCTGCCCTTTGACCGCGACAACCCGCGCACACAGGGGCGCCCCCTGGTAACGGGCGTTATCAGCAAGGGGCAGACATGGGCCTTCTGCACGCTCATGGCAGTTATCTTTATTGGCTCCTGCGCGGCGCTGAACACAGTCTGCCTGTGGCTTTCCGTGCCTGCGCTGCTGTTTGCGGCCATCTACAGCCTGCTCAAGCGCTTTACGGCCCTGTGCCACTTCTGGCTGGGCGCGACGCTGGGGCTGGCTCCGCTGGCTGGCTGGCTCTCGGTCAATCCCGCAAGCCTTGGCCTTGCGCCTGTGCTGCTGTTCTGGGCCGTCACTTTCTGGGTCGCGGCATTTGACATCTATTATGCTTTTCAGGACATGGATTTTGACGTGGCCTTTGAGCTGCATTCCGTGCCTGCTTCTTTCGGGCCGGACACGGCCCTGACGCTGGCCGCGTTTTCGCATGCCATGACGTCCATCTTTCTGCTGCTGGCGGGCTTTGCCGCCGGGCTTTCCTGGCCCTGGTACGTGGTGTGGTTCGGCATCAGCGTCATGCTGCTTGTGGAACACAGGCTCATGAAACCGCAGGATCTGCGCCACGTGAATACGGCCTTTTTTACCATCAACGGCATCATTTCGCCGGTCGTACTGGCTGGCGTGTTGCTGGGCATCTATATCTGA